In a single window of the Streptomyces sp. NBC_00094 genome:
- a CDS encoding phage holin family protein, with protein sequence MSDPFDGAERSLGQLVASATAEMSALVHDEIALAKAEIREDAKRGAIGGAAGIAAAVVLLFSLPMLSFALAYAINTWTGGHNGEGGWNLVWCFLLSFAANVLLAVLLGVIAYAKFRKVKPPEKSIASAKQTAAVLSTVKPHPRPEPVTALDKASAVARSSV encoded by the coding sequence ATGAGCGACCCGTTCGACGGAGCCGAGCGCAGTCTCGGCCAGTTGGTCGCCTCGGCGACCGCCGAGATGTCCGCACTCGTGCACGACGAGATCGCCCTGGCCAAGGCCGAGATCCGGGAGGACGCCAAGCGGGGCGCGATCGGCGGCGCCGCCGGCATCGCCGCCGCGGTCGTGCTGTTGTTCTCCCTGCCGATGCTGAGCTTCGCGCTCGCGTACGCCATCAACACCTGGACGGGCGGGCACAACGGCGAGGGCGGCTGGAACCTCGTCTGGTGCTTCCTGCTCTCGTTCGCCGCGAACGTGCTGCTGGCGGTGCTCCTCGGCGTGATCGCGTACGCCAAGTTCCGCAAGGTGAAGCCGCCGGAGAAGTCCATCGCCTCCGCCAAGCAGACGGCCGCCGTGCTCTCCACGGTGAAGCCGCACCCCCGCCCGGAGCCGGTCACGGCGCTGGACAAGGCCTCCGCTGTGGCACGCTCGTCCGTATGA